The nucleotide window TTCAATGGGACACTATCACTTCACGAGATCCTCATAGTAGCCCATCAAGCCTACTTTACTTTGCATTTTCTAGGATGTGAAATATTCTTCTGCAAACTAAGTGCATACGCACACCTTGACTGTTTTACAGGAAGAATGTTTAAAGTAAGCACAGTGTAATTAAATGCCATGCAGTGAATCTATTTTGTGTACTGCAGTCTCAGACAAGGCTGTTTCTAGCTATCaaacatttttatgtcttttagAGATGGAGATTAAAATAGGCTTTAACATAATTGGAAGCAATGATCTAATACTTTCAGCTTAAAGGCAGCATTATTGTAGCTATAAAATAGGTGAGAATGCATTTAAATGCTGAATAGAACAGGTTTGTTAACTCTTGCTCAGGTTAAAGTACTAGTGTatttaaaagactatttttttttataagcatATATAAAATCAccaatgacattaaaaataatagtcACCAAGTCCCTTAAAAATGTTCAACAAGTGAAAAACTTAGGAAGATAAAGTTTTGCCTGGAGCACAGTTTAATAAGAATCAAAACAAATGGTAGAAATTTCTCATGTCATTTATATTTGATACAAGTACATATACACTAGTGTGTGGGcacttacaaaaatataaataaaatcccCTCACATTTTCTTTAACAACTCTTTAAACGTAGCATAAGAACATTTTACTGAATGCTTATGCACTAAGCATTTTAGGAAAGCATTATAGCAAGAAAGCTTTGTATTTGAACTGAATTGCTATTCATATTTAGGCCTTTGCCTGAAGCCAATACAACTGTCAGTAATCACAAGAGATGTGAGACAGCCCTGCTGTTAAACTGCACAGCCAACATCCCACCTCAGTGTGCTGGTTCCAAGCAGAGAAAAAGCTTAAGAAACTAAACCAACTGTCAAAAAATTTAGTGGTTCATAATTCATTTCCAACCTGAATGAGAACAATGAAAAGTTGCTTTGCAGCAAGCCAGTATCAAGGTTAAACTAGATTTCTTTCCCACCCTTTATGAACAGAATTCAAAGCAACAGTTCAGGTTTAAATGTAGGAAAAGTAGAGAGGTGTATATAGAGACTCAATCTGAAGTTTTAGAAGTCTCAGTTTTACATGGAGGCCTCCACAGACTACCCAAACATACCTGACTGGTATAATCCAAAGATCCCACACAAGATAATATCTTCTCAAACTGAAAACAACTCTTACAAAATTAAGCCCAGGCTTGACAAGTCTCTAAACAGGCCCTTGAAAGCTCTAACACCCAGCAGAACATCACTGCTCACTGCCTTTACTGCTAACACCTGAAAACTCCTGAACCTCAAGTGTGAAACCCTCAGGTCACTGCATGGGATTGATCTGCCCTGATACTTAACAGAATGTAAAATATATGCACTAGTCCTCCTTTGTAAGCAGCAGGCATTTCCAAAATGCTGTTAGTTTCATAAATATAGGCATCTAAAACTGGCCATAAATCACTTCCTGGaagattttacttcttttcatcAACAAGAAGGGGAGCCTTAAGTGACGAGACTAGATTTTTGTGTCCACAAATTATCAGAGGAAACCTACGTTAAAGATGGAAAAAGGCTAGAGTTTTGTCCAAATCCAGATCCACAACAGAGGTTGCTGTGATAAAGAAGGGGAATTGGAAAGTGGAGGTAGACAGACTCCCAGGAAGAAAGCTATTTAAGAAATTCTAGACACATACTGAGGCACCAGAGTGGCGGTAGAAAAACCCATTCATAATGAGGAAAAAGATACGCAGACAGTTTTCTTCACTTTAATATCAGGTGGTGTTATAAACTGCTAAAACCAGACATCTTCACATTATTACACTTGATGCACCATAAAACAGGTTTATGTTACAGTGTAAGATTCAGTATTATAAAACTTGCAGAGAACTTCACACAGAAGTCTTTATTTTTTACCCCTTTTATTCACATCCAAACCCAGTAACTCTTATCTGTGTACAAACGGAGTATTTCTTCCATCTTCTACAGCTGCTTTCCAACCAACCAGTTCTAAACATCAATACCAACACTGGTAGTGGGAAATCAGCTAGGAAGTGCCACCACGGTCATTTGCTCAAGACACACACACTTCTTGCTGGATAACTGGTTGTGGAATTTTACtatcttctgtcttttcctgcccAGGAACTTGGCACACAGTCTTTCGTTTGAATAACCGTAGACTCAACCGTAACAAGTCACTGTCCATTGCTGCAGAATTTGTATAAGTTTGTTTTGTTGCACCCtgttgaaattaaaaatgaaaaataaaaaaagaaagaacagaaaacagtggCTTCTAACACCCAAGCTGAGAAATTAACCTCAAGTACTCTCAATAATTAGAGGTTTAATCATACATGCTCACTAGAAAAGACTTTGAGAATTAATGATTTTTCTGTTAGCATGCAAGATCATAAAACCTACTGTAGTGCAAAAAATGgctgaagtattttttctttcaattttaacTTGGAAGAACGGAATCTTATCATTCTTGTAAAAGTATATGGCATCTCAAGCAGGAAAACTATTCAACAATTGTCTTTGAAACTGTgttttaagcaattatttttattatgtactctctaaatacagaaaatgtatctCCAGAATTTAAACCCCAAAATGAGAAACAGCGTTTACCTCTAGTCTCAATCGTAATCTCTCATCCTAAGTAAAAAATAAACACCCTACAACCTCTTTAAATAAATGTCTGTTCTCTGTTATTTAAAGGACTAGGTCTACTTCaaaacaacaaatacaaaaatCATCTCTCTAGGGAAATGCTTTGAATAGTGGTATCTGTGTTTCTACATTTTGACCAAGCACTGTAAACAAACCACTTACCTTTTCATTCTTCATTAGCTGCTTACGAATTGCAGAATCCCTTCGAAAGCACAGAGCTTTACAGCAAGGACCCAGATTACTGAGAAGACCTGCTCTCTCTTCTTTTCGTAGAAGTGCAGCCATGTTCAAGGCCCCCAGTTCATGTTCGAAAAGGTTTTCTGCATCTAGAAAGAATTGATATTTGCAGAGATCAACATATACATGGTATTTTTGAACAGCAATATACAGTAACATCAAATTCCTTAAAGTTTTACTATTTGTATTTCTGCCTTCTAAACAATATCAAGGTTTGGAAAAAAAGGATATTGCAGtctataaaacaaaaaatcaaataaatcCTTCACCATTTAAAGGAAAGGATGAGTACCCTTGTATGTAGCTTCAGCACTAGAAAGCAGTGGTGAGACAGCAATCACCGAGAGGCCTAAAAATCAAGTGACAGCTCTGGGACAGAAGAGGGGTTATCATTTATCGTCAGACATGTGTGACAAAAGGTGTTTACGACTAGCGTTAATCAGAAAGTGGTCTAAGTTTCACTTCTCTGCAAGACATTAGAGAACTGTACCAGTGTCAACACAGGGTTTGTATGGCTATGCAGGCAAATACAACTAATAATTCTTTCACCCATGGTGGGTGAACCTGAAGAACAAGTCAACAGATGCTAATGAACTATACACCCCTCCTGCTGGCTCATCTAAAGCGTTTGTTAATAGTACTCTAAGTGGCAGGACTAGTCTTTTAACACTTTTATCAGAAGAAACAGTGTGCAGCCAGAACACTTTAACCACTTTAACGGAAGATGGATGCTGAGGCGAATCTTGTTCTGTGACAAGTCTGCTTCTATGAAATGCAGACAAAGACAAAAAGAGTGCACATGGCTGGACTGCAGCTCATTGATTCATAACCCTTTTACAATAAATAGGAAgattatgaaataataaaaaaaaataaaaatggtaagCTATGTAGCTGAGTCCAATTCAGCCACCCCTATATAGTTAAACATTGGGTGTTTAGCAGAGCATCTGACACCTCACTAGAGACAGAGGCAAACCTGGGGAAAATGTAGCAGCTAAAAGCAAAGGCTGCTACAGCAGTTTGGCAGCATGCACGCAGGAGAGAacaaagatgcatttttaaaccACTCAGAGAATTTGGATGAAGCTGAGTAAGACTAGTTTTTAAtcaaggtgaaaagaaacaaaaaaattacatcaaaTCAAGGGCAGGTTAAAGAAAACTGCAGTGAAGTCACCAAGACAACCTCAGTGCACAATCACCAACACAAATATGTGACAAGACATAGAAAGGCCACTTCAGAGGTAACACTGACAGCTTGCAGGGTCTGCTGAGGTGCCAGACACTGAGCATATCTGGCAAGTAAGCATGTCCATATCCTTAGAGGAAACAGCTGCATATAATAGATAGAGGGTAAATCAGCTACAAATCTCAATTCCATCACATACTATAGATTtctgtttccaaagaaaaataatttaaaaaaaaaaaaaatccctgaaacaACCTATCACTTCCCTTTCTTCCTGCATTTCAGTGTATTACCAGAAACTTTTCATTCACAACAAGAACAAAGAAGGTAACACCAAACTCAGGAATAAAAGAGGGAAACAAATTACACCAGCATGAAGTAGTCCAAAGTGAAAACACTACATTTTCACTGTAATGCACACCGAATATCTAGCTCAAATTCATTCACTTTTCAGAGCACCATATTTGTGCCTTTGTTTAGAATATAGGTATTGTGGCTGTGTAATCACAATACAAGGAACCTTCAGCTAGCAGATTACAGAGGCAATGCATGCATTTGAAAGGCTACTGGCAGTACCACATGCAGCAACTTTGAAGCCTGTGAGACTGCACACACCAAAGGGAAATCAACAGAGGCACTTCAATCCCCCTTCCTCTCCAGAGCAAAGTTCTGCTGAATCTGAGTACAGTTAAGACAGCCCAGAGGCAGTGCTGGAGAGCCTCCTATTATCACTATAGACTTGCTGTTTGTTTCTAGAGAAGCATGCAAGGACTGCTGAGGTTATTTCAAGTATCATTTTAAATAGCCAGGTGGACTGCAGTTCCTGTTGCAAGTAATCCCTGGTAAGAAGCACTGAAGTATACAGCAAACTTAAAGCTTACAAGGAGAGAGACATGGTTCATAACTTTACTATGTCAGATGGTTTGCAAACTCAGGAAGATTCAATATTGAATCAATTACATTGGTTTTGTGAATTCTTAAGCATaagaactgagatttttttttaaactagaataCTAATACTGCATAGAAAGAACTGCAAATATCGCAGTGGGACATTTACAGTACTTACTAGTACCAACTACACACCTCAAATTATACTATCTATGATGCATTAAAAAGGTTTGCATTtaatttgactttaaaaaaaagtataagcaCATAAGCAGTGGCAACAGCGCATGATTAACAGTTACATAATTTAAATGGCTCAAGCAAGCAGTGACATTCATGGAGATTAACAGGGCTgggaaaagcacattttttgggtttttttctctccacttgtTTGAGACTGCGAGGTTAAGACAACTACATAAAGAATAATGTTGCAAAGAATTAAAAAGTATTGTCTCAAATTAAGAACTAGAATTTAtagagtaaaaggaaaaaagaaaaatcagaaaaacccACTATTCCCTAAAATCAGGAGCTCTGCAGATACTATTATTTATAAATCATAATCTTCTCACATTTAGATCTGGAATAATTTGCATAGAGATCTTACagaaaaagcagatgtttcaTAGTCCTAAAAAAACCAATTCTATCATGCAAGTTGTTGCAAGCAGTTCAAAAGGTTCCTGGGATGCCAAAGAGTAATATCAGTATTCTCTCTCATGCAAAAGCCCTGCTTATGCTACAGAATTGTAGCAAACAGCACTGGTACAGCTCATGCCCATCCCATCTATCATGCATGTGTTATCCCACACACTTTGTCCAAATATCAGACCTGtgtattatttaattttccaCTTCTAGCAGAGACATAATATACAAATTTCACTTAGCTCCTTCATTCTGACCCAAAAACTATCTATGCATTCTGAAGAAAATCCTCAGAAGGAAAATCAGAGAATACGCACAGGACCTTCAGAGAAAGTAAGGAATCTTACTTCTTTCTTGCAATATTACTGCTGATTCACTGCAGAAGATATTTAGCTCTCCAAAAAACTGCTGACACACTTTAGGCTAGGAAAGCATGAATGGTCCCACAAAAAGAATATTCCACTAGGATGAAAAAATTTGTTTAGGCTGTTATTCAAGACCTCCTCACCACTGCTAGAATTAAAAGCCTGATTTGATTGACATGCAGCTGTATTACATTCCTGTAATTTTCACACAATAATCATTATACACTTTCTACGGTCTTCAAACCTAAAATAATGAACTAATGCACATTTCATAAGGACTTTCACTAAGTACAAGACAGTTTAATCCCTGCACAAACAATTACCTTTAGGTTTTTCTAACACCCTCTGGCAAGTCTCTTTAATTTTGGTGAAGAGTTCTGGTCCTGCCAATCTCTTGGAAATGCCAACTCTCAACATAACGGCACCTGGTGTGAATTTTAAGAGCGCAGCCCCAGGCTCACGTGGTTCTTTTGGCTGCTTTGGCATAAGACTGGACCAATCTACATCTATAACATCGACAGGATCTGCAAAAACATTGACAGAGAATGAGTTATCACATCATCATCCCTTACCACAGTTGATTAATTTCACAAGCTGTGTACATCCCCGTCTCCTGAAAGCAACATATATTAGATGAACATTGTCCTGCAGTTCTCAAAGCCTGATCCTTGGACACTTCAGGTAACAATGTCAAAACTCACTTTGATTGGTGGAAAAACAAGCATACAAATATTAAGAttcttggattaaaaaaatcccacccctAATAGTGAAAGGCTGCTAGTACCCTGCTTAGCCAGCCCATTTGAACACATACTTACGCATTCACAAACGTCACAGTACAACTAAACATGCTATGACAGATCCAGATTAAATGCTTAAAAAGCCAGTATTTCAACTCTggatgctgcattttttttcaaaggagaTATATACTATTTATTGAAAAACCATACAATTGCGTTTGTCTACTATGTTTATCACAGAAAATATGAACACTGATCATATAGCCCAGCTGACACAACTGAACTTACGATAAGTAGAAGAGTCTATGCTTCCCAGTGCTTTTGGGAAGCATTCCAAGCACAGATAAAACCTGTTCATAAAAATATCAGTTCCAAATAATGATCAAAACCAAATGGgataaatgaaaacatgtttataaaaacaaaaagcttaCCTTTCTAGCTATATAAAAGATAAGTATTACTTCACAATACATCTCCCAGTACTCTTTACTTACCTCTATACTTCTCAGGCTTACCTATACAGAACACATGAGAATACTGAAGAGCATACAAACTGCATTCTtaattcagaaatactgtcaACAACAGCATTACATGCAAACTGATCTAATCTTGATATTCAAATAATCATAAAGGGGTTTTGCTATACTTTTACCAGGCATCTTCTCATCCTCCTGTTGATCCTCCCGCTTTTCAGCATCACCTGCCAGAATTTCATCCAGTTCATCATCACTGATTGGTTCATATTCTCCAGCACCAGACCCCAGTGACTGTACATCATCAATCTTTGCTTCATCTTCTCCTCCTACAGAGACAGATAACATACTGTAGCTTTAAAGCAATCATTATTGTTTTCTAAACATGCTTTAAGCAGCCTGAAAACAAAGAGGTTCAGCAAACTAAACTGTTAGTTTTTGGGGACATATATACTCAACATGAAACAGGTATTAACTCATGGAAACAAAGAAGTTATTTCTCTCATATACAATGTGGCAGTTTGAATTTTACATATCTGTCGGGGTTTTTTAGCACAGTATTAGTCAAATTGCACATAGAAAGCCACATTCTGCTTAAAAATCACTGGATTTTGTCCATGGCAGCAAGACAGAGCAGACTTTCCCATACTCACTCCAAACACTATTTTTGACAAGTGCTTCCACTCCACAGATAATCTCCTTAAATGGAATTCTCTCAATTGTACCAGTCAACCCTAACGACCACTTTGTGAGTAATGAGGTAGGAGATATAAGCAATAAATATTCCTCATCATCTTCTCCAGACAACATTTGATTTAACTGCCCAAATTAACAACAAACACTATAGATAATTCTTATTAAGAATTGCAAATACGACGAGACAACGTCCTGTTATCTTGTGTAAAACTACAAAAGCTTCATTCACttgtttctctgcttctgaagactGGACTTCAGGCCCTACCATCCCAAAGACCCAAAAATTCCAAATCCTACaatgccttttttcctctcagaagatTTTAGAGAAGAAAACTCCTGCaatcaccaaaaaaccccaatttaCTGAACATAACCGTAATGTACACCAGTTACTCTGGATTTACACTCTTGCTTCTTTTACATTGTTGATATAAGCTAAAAGTACTTCACAAACTCTCTATCTATGCAAAGCTCAAGCAGTCTAATCCATGTGACAAACTCTTTAAGTCTGTCAGTGTTTGCCCCCTACTTACTTCATTTATTAATCCTAAGCACGTTTTCCCCGGTACCATTAAGGCCAGCAAATTAACGCTGCATTTAATAAGATTACCTCAGGAAAGCCATTTTTGGACTCTTATGTCAAGCCATATGTATGTTTCACCTACTAATCAGATAATAATTTCTATGATAATTGggctctgcagaagaaaaaacccaaagaacagTTCCAAGTCAATACTCATCTTTTTTCACTCATTACCTGTCACTTCCAAAATAAGAAATAGATCTTATAATGATATAACAAGGCAATCAAAAGTTGGTGTTACTCTTCAGCAAACTGCCAATTCAGAAATGTTACACCTTGGTGAAATTATGCCTCAAATCATTTATGTTTCTTTGCCTCAAGAGTTCTTTAGAAATTAACAAATAACACTAACACAATTAACACTAAGGAAGATGGTCATCAGATTTCCTCTTATTGTGTCTGCTTCCACAGTAGAGAAGCTGGAGACAATAAGTCTTTGAGTAGAAAATTATTCTAATATAGCTCAGTTCAGCACTAtgctaaaaaggaaagaataaaatatttgtcaCTCCAGGTTCTTTCCCAGAATATCTCACCTTCTAAACTCTCTACCTTTTCggcctcatttccatcttcaaaaCCTTGTAAAGGTCCTAAATCTTTGtctgttctttccttctctgaagcCGCTGAATCCCGACAAACACCATCAAATTCCTTTTCGTGATCTCTGTCCAGCTTTGTTTCACTGTGTTTTGTTGATTCTTTCTGAGAGGAGATGTCAAGagttctgtctctctctctttcagtaGTATCAGGTAATTGTCTCTCTCGCTCTCTGTCTAGCTCCcgtcttttctccctctccctctctcgtTCTCTGAGTCTCTCTCGTTCCCTGCTCCTTGGCCAGTCTTTGTCAACATCTCGGTCCCAGTCTCTCtgtcttccctccctcctgtctCTCTCGCGTTCTCGATCATGTTCATGTCGATCTCGCTCCTGAAGTCTTTCCCTGCTATCGAAGGACCCGGATCTGGAATGGACCTGACGATCTGATTCAGGAGAACTTCTTCTTGAACTGTGGCTTCTTGAATCTTGACGatctgaataaaataatttaaatatatgcatgACTACAGCACGtaaattttactattttactaGATCAAAGCATTGTAAAGATTTAGGTATGAAAATGTACTTCTCAAAAGCATCGTCTTCAAATTAATAATGCCTTCAGATTGCCTGTAGTTTTTAACCTTACTTAAAAACATAAGGTATTTATCCACTACCAAAAAGGATTTTTAGTGGATACTTTCTACTATGACAGAAGCCAAACTGAAGGTACATCATTTTAACTCAGAAATTTaggcaaggaggaaaaaaaaaaaaaggaaaaaggaatcaTCTCAAAAcgcaaaattttcaaaatatgtcttCTAAAAATTAGGAATGCCTTGGCTATCAAATGATCAATTCAGAAAAATAGTTTCAGGCACGTAACTGTAAGAACAGAGAGCTGAAGAGCTTTAGGAGGAAGATATTTTCCTACTGAtgttgtttaaattttaaaacattttactttttttccttcattttttccgCAGGAACTACACAAATAAAACAAGTCAACAGTTGATATTTTGATTTACAACAAAGATGATTTCCATATGCATTAGAAGTATGCTTAACAGGAATCAGGACAGACTTACCTCAGTGAAAATATCTCCTGAGATAATGGATCTCTCTCCCAGAGAGGaatcattttcattttgcatacaTTTTGGAATTTCCATATCAAAATGAATGTTAATAATGAATTTAAGAGCATTATTTAGATGATAAAACTACCTCAATGTTCTGTTAGCACAAGCATTTTCTCTTTCTACGAGGTTTTTTTGTCCTACAAATTACTTCATTCCCCAGACAGCATGAACTGAATCTGACTGAATGTTTTGGTGTAAACAAAGTGGTTAATCCTGCCCACTGAGGATCAGCTTTTCAAATACGGTAACATTTGCAGGAGTCTTAATTCACTCGGTTGTACAATGAATGGCAGAGAGcaccttccttctcccttcacaCTAATTACAAATGAAAAGAGTATACAGCCATGCAAGAATGATTTGGgatttttattacttttgcaCTTTTATACAGAATTGATAGGTCAGTCTCAccatgaagtgctaaggcttggacaataggcccaagccagagttgacctgtATGTTTTAtacagatgaatcctgtatgttttataactgataagcattgtactaataggtattatactaagttatagcaaaacacctatcctgatgtaaaaggtgggaatactgaagcctgagcaacaggccctgaaccaaaattgctaactcagtatgtagtcattagtgaaatatgcatagaaaatgtagcttaaacaccataaaacatgtatccttctttgtgtgtgtaaacaagataacagggccacaaagacagttgtctggccctgtgacctggtgtgtgaccttgctcataaatcaattagataagctgggaaaactcccttagtttttcccctgagccctggccagactctgggaaaatctaacgtgagactgactccagatatttccacttaaaacaaaggtgccagctattctggctagctgatttttaggtatataaggctggacccgctcacagcgactttggaagcctcacctacgggtggacgcaccgcgtaggatttcccacttgccgggacaggctctccaaatcctcctgtaaccggggctgcccagcgcctgcgggtctggatgatggtaacgtatgcaagtggtgatggatctttcttaatcactattctctctctcaggtagtaatgatttgatgcattaccctgcattttcccatttgtttaagtgcactattctatcttttcttactgtatgttttctgtattattctgttatattatttagttatttctagtaaaatacgcctgctcttttcactctggtgtctgagtttaattgatatccctaatcagcaaaacacaccaAAATGTATCTTATTACCTGAAGATGTGCTGCGACTGGGTTCCCCTCGTTTCAGCTGATCAATTCTGGATTTCCGTTCCCCCGTGATTTCtaagcttttcttctctctgtccctgtccctgtctctgTCTCTAGAGCTACTGTGCAGGATCCTCTTCCGTCCAGTCTGGTCATCTCCACTGCGATGAGCTGATTCATTGGAAGGGGATCTAAGTCTGCTCGAGGCATGGCTCCGATTGCTACCAAGGCTGCTGCTGCGCTTCTGATCCACGGGTTTACGGTGTGGTCCATCCTCTATAGTAACATGAGGGGCTTCCAccttttctccccttgtcctgtGACTTTTTCTATGGGAATCCTCAGTGCTTCTTTCTGGAACAACAATGTCACCGCGTTCAGGAACATCTTCATCTGACCAGTCACTAAACGTTGTATCTTCTCTTTTTTGGGGGACTTCTGCCACAGCTTTCTCAGGTGGTGCTTCAACCAGTTCTTCTTTTGTTACAGGGGGGGTTCTTGgacctttcttctttttatgatGTGGAACAATTTCTTCATCAGAAACTTCAGAATCACCCTTGGATCTCTTCCGCTTTTTCTCtacgtttttctttttttgacctTTCTTGGGCGAAAAGACCTGGCTTTCCTCAGTTGTTGACTCATTAGCATACCTTTCCACCCCACTGTcatcatctttcttcttctttgtggCCTTTTTCTGTACCTTAGACTTCTTCTTGCTGTCATCATGCATTCTATCAGAACCATCTCTTTCTTCAGAGGGACGGTGTACAAGATTTTCCTGAACCCTGGACCGGGAGCCTTCTGAAGCATCCAGTTGCTCTCTTTGCTTATCTGCTGAAGAAATCCTCTCTTTAAACTCTGGTTCTTCGTAACGCCGGGAACTTTCCTTTCTGTCCGATTTTCGCTCTTCTTCTTTCCAGCGACTCTGCCGCTCTTCTGTAACATGAGAGGGGCTCAGTGACCGGGATTCCTGTGGCCGCACAACCTGGCTCAGAAGTCTGTGCTTGTCATCTGCAAAATGGGAAAAAGGATGTACTTGTATTGTTTAGGAAGGAGAACATGCGAGCATTTGGTATCTTGTGCATGCCCCAAAGTGTCAATTAAAACATCTAATCCATTGTTTCAGCTACATTTCTTAAGTTTTTCtactgctgcagcagcaacagACTACCATTTTGGTAAACATGCATCTTAAAAAACAGATGTGAAAGTCACCATCACCTGGCAAATGTAACACATAGTGacaaaatgaagataaaagaCAAACATATAGATTAAGAAAAATGGCATTGCTCATAAAAAGCAGGGGAGGAGGACATTTCCCGAAGCTTTCCCCatgttttttctatttaagaTTGCAAGTTATTTTCCAGAGGCAGAGGGTAAGCTGGATCCAGCTGCAGAGAAAGCCCGCTCCTACTCACTTTTATCATCTCCACTGTTGTAAGCATCACTATCAGGAGAGTGCTCACGGCGACGTTTGGGTGACTGACGAGGACTGGGactgctttcatttctgtgaCGCTTCCTGAAGAAGAAAC belongs to Strix uralensis isolate ZFMK-TIS-50842 chromosome 2, bStrUra1, whole genome shotgun sequence and includes:
- the ZC3H13 gene encoding zinc finger CCCH domain-containing protein 13 isoform X5, with product MKRQKIQRELMKLEQENMEKREEIVIKKEISPEVSRSKLSPSPSPRKSSKSPKRRSSPKSSSSASKKEKKASTVSSPLLDQQRSSKSNQSKKKGPRTPSPPPPVQEETPLGKKHKEKHKAKERSEEKAREVKERGRDFERHKEKKEKQRDPSESSHRQKRSPSPADHSGSNSSPSREYSPPAARRRQTSRAPAKSSTHKHNFSPSRRSASPSGQHHSPISSRHHSSSSQSGSSVQRHSPSPHRKRTPSPSYQRTASPPARRSSSPYPPHSSSSPQRKRSPSRHRSPGREKGRHDRDRTSQSHDRRHERRDETRGKREKERETRDDRDYEQEQSTSRDHRDDRESRDGRDRRETRDNRDRREPRESRDTRDSRDTRDYSRDTKDSRDQRDSRSTRDSHDYRDRESRDAHKKDDQYQEDSRSYGRSHGREESSRTETRNDSRSDSRNESRSDRTGRSRGRGPELSDKGSRSTRGSQVDGHSSSGNYHDSWESRSSYPDRDRYDSREQARDSSFERRHGERDRRDNRERDQRASSPVRHQGRSDDLERDERREERRVDRSDDRRDERARERERERERDRERERERDREREREKERELERDRARERERERERDKDRDRERDRDRDHDREREREREREKEREREREERERERERERDRERERERERGRDRDKERDRQRDWDDKEKGREDRRDKREDIREERSSRDVHEERKSKKRHRNESSPSPRQSPKRRREHSPDSDAYNSGDDKNDKHRLLSQVVRPQESRSLSPSHVTEERQSRWKEEERKSDRKESSRRYEEPEFKERISSADKQREQLDASEGSRSRVQENLVHRPSEERDGSDRMHDDSKKKSKVQKKATKKKKDDDSGVERYANESTTEESQVFSPKKGQKKKNVEKKRKRSKGDSEVSDEEIVPHHKKKKGPRTPPVTKEELVEAPPEKAVAEVPQKREDTTFSDWSDEDVPERGDIVVPERSTEDSHRKSHRTRGEKVEAPHVTIEDGPHRKPVDQKRSSSLGSNRSHASSRLRSPSNESAHRSGDDQTGRKRILHSSSRDRDRDRDREKKSLEITGERKSRIDQLKRGEPSRSTSSDRQDSRSHSSRRSSPESDRQVHSRSGSFDSRERLQERDRHEHDRERERDRREGRQRDWDRDVDKDWPRSRERERLREREREREKRRELDRERERQLPDTTERERDRTLDISSQKESTKHSETKLDRDHEKEFDGVCRDSAASEKERTDKDLGPLQGFEDGNEAEKVESLEGGEDEAKIDDVQSLGSGAGEYEPISDDELDEILAGDAEKREDQQEDEKMPGKNPVDVIDVDWSSLMPKQPKEPREPGAALLKFTPGAVMLRVGISKRLAGPELFTKIKETCQRVLEKPKDAENLFEHELGALNMAALLRKEERAGLLSNLGPCCKALCFRRDSAIRKQLMKNEKGATKQTYTNSAAMDSDLLRLSLRLFKRKTVCQVPGQEKTEDSKIPQPVIQQEVCVS